From Marinilabiliales bacterium:
TGGAACGGTAAAGAGTTCTCGGTTATTGATACGGGAGGTTACATTACCAGATCGGATGACGTGTTTGAGGATGAGATCCGGAAACAGGTTCTTCTTGCCATCGATGAGGCCGATACGGTGTTGTTTGTAGTGGATGTCACAAATGGCATTACCGACCTTGATGAGGCGGTTGCCGTACTGCTTCGTCGCAGCAGCCGGAACACCATCCTTGTTGTGAACAAGGTTGACAATTCACAGAGGTATTATGATGCATCTGTTTTCTACAAGCTTGGCCTTGGAGAGATATATCCGGTATCGGCGATTAACGGATCAGGAACAGGGGAGATGCTTGATGCAGTTACTGCTGCTATACCCGGAGGTATCAGTGAGGAGCGCACGGAAGAGATCCCCTACTTCGCCATTGTCGGCAGGCCCAATGTCGGAAAATCATCGCTGGCCAATGCCTTACTGGGTGAGGAGAGGAACATTGTTACCCCGGTAGCAGGCACCACCAGGGATTCAATACATTCCTACTATAACAAGTTCGGCCATGAATTTTACCTGATCGATACCGCCGGACTGCGGAAGAAGGGGAAGACCATGGAAGATATTGAGTTTTACTCGATAATGCGGTCGGTGCGTGCGATTGAAAGATCAGATGTTTGTATTGTTATGATAGACGCAACAGCGGGTATGCAAGCTCAGGATGTTAACATATTCAATCTGGCTGTAAGGAATAAAAAAGGAGTGGTCATTGCTGTAAACAAATGGGATCTGGTTGAAAAGGAGACCAATACGGTGAAAAGCTATACTGCGATCATTAAGGAACGTATATCGCCTTTTGAAGACGTTCCGGTAATTTTCACCTCGGCTCTTACCCGGCAGCGTATTTCCAGGCTGCTTGATGCTGCATCTGCGGTTTATACCAGGCGAAAACAACGGATAAGCACATCAAAACTGAATGAGGCGCTCAGGCGCGCGGTGGATCAGTTCCATCCCCCGGCAGTAAAGAGCAAGCATATCAAGATCAACTATGTTACACAACTTCCGGTAAAAACTCCTGCATTTGCCTTTTTCTGCAACCTTCCTCAATATATTAAGGATCCTTATAAAAGGTATCTTGAAAACCGGCTAAGGGAGAACTTCGACTTCACAGGAGTGCCTTTACAGCTTTTCTTCAGGAAGAAATAGGTTCAGGCACAAATACTATACCTTTATACCCATGAACAATACGTCATCAACCTGTTCATGGTCCCCTTTCCAGAGGTTGAAACTGGTGAGTATATGATCATGCTGTTCATTCATGGTTTTACCGCAAATGTCGGTCAGCAGATTCTTAAGCCTTACCATTTTGAATTTCTTGCCGAGCGGACCACCGAACTGATCGGGATAACCATCGCTGAACAGGTATACTATGTCACCAGGGTCAAGCTGGTAACCCTGGTTCTCAAAAGCTTTTTCCTCGGTTACGTAGCCTCCTATCGAGTTGCGGCTTCCCCTGATATACATGAGTTCCCCTTTGTGGTACATCATAATGGGCCGCATTGCAGAGGCAAAACGTATATAACGGGTATTGAGGTCAAATTCACATACGGTAATGTCCATCCCGTCAGTTGATTTACCGGAAGGGTCAACATTCTGGTTCAGGGTGCTTGTTACTTCCCTGTCAAGCGTGCCAAGGACATCGGAAGGGGAGTTTACGTCAGTTCTCATGCATATATCCTTGATCAGGGTTGTACCAATCATCGACATGAACGCACCAGGAACTCCGTGTCCGGTTGAATCTGCGCATACAATAAGGAACTTGCTGTCATTTACCTTGTCAAACCAGTAGAAGTCGCCGCTCACAATATCCCGGGGCTGGTAAAACACAAATGACTCACTGAAGTTCTCAGATATTTTCGAGACGGGCGGGAGGATGCTTGCCTGTATTCTCTGGGCATAGTTGATACTGTCGGTAATGTCCTTGTTCTTGACCTCAATCTCAGCCTTCTGCTCGACAACTTCCCGGGTCCGTATCTCCAGCTCCCTTTCGATACGCTCCTTTTCAATACGCAGGTTACGCTCTCTGATCTTTATGAAAAGAAATAGTATGAGCCCTGCCAGCGAGGCAACAATCAGAAAGAAGTACCATTTTTTCCAGATCGGTTTATCGATATTTACAGCAAGTGTAACGGGATACTCGGTGGATATACCTTCAGCATTGGTAGCTCTGAGAAGGAATGTGAAATTACCGTCATCAAGCCGCGGATAGTATGCGAACCGCTGTGCGGAAGGATCGGACCAGTCCAGGTCATAGCCGTCAAGCTTGTACTGGTAAAGAACCTTCTCAGGATCCGCGTAGCTCAGTCCTATAAAATCGATCCTGACCCTGTAGCTGCCGTATGGCAGTATGATGCGGTCAATATTCTCATACAGGTCATCCGAGACCTGGACAGAGGTGATATTCAGCAATGGTGATGTGGCTATATCTTTCTCCTTTGAGTTGTCATATATTACCAATCCGTCGCTCGTGCCGAAAAGCAATACCCCGTCCTGTGTCCGGTGAGCTGCATTGAAGTTGAAGTCCCCCGTCACTGAACTTTCAGTACTGTAGGTTCTTATATGGTATGTTTCAGGGTTGATCCGGCTGACACCCAGTCTGTGTCCTGCCCAGAGGCTTCCCTGGTCATCGGTAATAAGGCTGTAGCAGAAGTTACTGTAGAGGCCGTCGCTCGTTGTAATCTGGATAAGTGTATCCTGTGTTATATAAATAAGGCCGTTTCCGTTGGTTGCGGCCCATAGGTTACCGTTATGATCTTCTGTAATGGCAACGAAATCAAGCTCCATGGAGGCGATACCAACAGACCTGCTGTTCTCTGCGTCCACAATCCTGTTACCCCTGGTTGCCACCCATTTTGTGCCGTCTGAGGCGGTGAAGACACTTCTTATAAAGTTATGGGGCATCCCTTCATCTGTTCCGAGCCTTTTTCGTTCCCCGCCGACAAGATCAAATTCCAGGATACCGCTGCTGGTTGCAGCCCTCAGCACGCCGTTTTCGTGGTCAAGGTCATGTATGCTGTTTTCCAGTGAGTTTGCGGAGAAGTGGAAACGGGATGCCGAAAGGGTTCCGGTATTTAGTTTATAAATACCATTTTCAGCCGTACCTATCCAGATGTTATTTTCATGGCAGCAGGTAATTGCAGTGACCATATCGAATGGAAGGCCCCTGGCGGTGCCTATGAAAGTCCTTTGGCCGGTCAGCTTCGAAATTCTCAACAATCCGCTCTCTCCTCCCAGCCAGAAGTATTCGCTGTCGGAAAACACAGAAAGCACATTATTGCCGAAAGGCTCTTCAAATGATCTGATGAAACTCAGCGATTCATCAGACAGCATTGACAGTCCGTCAAAAGTTGCAAACCAGTAATTGCCTTCCCTGTCGGCATAACTCTGATGCACAATATCTGATGGAAGTCCGTTGGCAGTTGTGAAATTCTTTATCTCTGCCTTCTCTTCTGCACTGAAGAGATTGCTTATCCTGTAAACACCTTGCCCCCTGGTAGCAACAAGGAGATTGCCGGCGTGGTCGCGCCCCAGGGACTCTATGATGGTGTTTCCGATCCCGAGGGATTCTCCCACATCAGAAGCAATAAAAGATCCGTCTTCAGCTTTTGAAATGTAAAAAAGTCCCCGTCCCCTGGTCCCCGCAAAAACGCCGTTATCATCAGGCAGGAGAAAGGATACGGCAACCTCCGGCAGCCCTTCTGTCCTACCAGCCCTTTCAGGACTGTCTCCCGGAGAGTAGGTGTATAAATGCAACCCGTCAAATGACCCTATCAGAAGTTGGTCATCTGCCGTTACCGACATGGCCGTAATGGCCGTACCTGCGAACATGTCCTGGAAGTGGGAGGTGTTCATCTCATCATCTATCACAAGGAGTCCGTGTTGCTGCGATGCAACCAGGATATTCCCATCCCGGTCTTCAGCAATACCGGTCACCATTGTCCTGACCTCTCTGTTATCGGTAACGGTTATCCTGTTGCCGGACAGAACAGCTATGCCACCGCTGTTATACCCGTACCATATCCTGTTGCGGGAATCTGTGAAGCTCCTTACAGTAAATCCCGGCGGTATTGAGTCCCCGAAAGGGTTAACCTCAAAATCAAATCCGTCAAACCTTGCCAGCCCGGTGCTTGTCCCCACCCAGATAAAGCCTGATTCGTCCTGG
This genomic window contains:
- a CDS encoding ribosome biogenesis GTPase Der, producing the protein MSYIVAIVGRPNVGKSTLFNRLCGGRKAIVDELSGVTRDRHYGKSDWNGKEFSVIDTGGYITRSDDVFEDEIRKQVLLAIDEADTVLFVVDVTNGITDLDEAVAVLLRRSSRNTILVVNKVDNSQRYYDASVFYKLGLGEIYPVSAINGSGTGEMLDAVTAAIPGGISEERTEEIPYFAIVGRPNVGKSSLANALLGEERNIVTPVAGTTRDSIHSYYNKFGHEFYLIDTAGLRKKGKTMEDIEFYSIMRSVRAIERSDVCIVMIDATAGMQAQDVNIFNLAVRNKKGVVIAVNKWDLVEKETNTVKSYTAIIKERISPFEDVPVIFTSALTRQRISRLLDAASAVYTRRKQRISTSKLNEALRRAVDQFHPPAVKSKHIKINYVTQLPVKTPAFAFFCNLPQYIKDPYKRYLENRLRENFDFTGVPLQLFFRKK